The genomic DNA CTTTCCATAAGTTTCTTAGTATTTCGGGCTCTGGTCCCTTGGATCCCCTAGCAATCTAATGATATCATTGTAAGACAAAATGCACTGAAACAAACTGACAAGGGAGAAGGGCTAGTTCTTTCACTGCAACCATCTTCCAGACAGAAACTGGATTTGCAAAGTGGTAACACACATGCCCTAGAGCTGCCTGCAAAAGATGCAGGATCAGGGGGCAAAGGAATCTCTCCATATGAAGAAACATAGAATGTATTTGAAGTAGAAAAATCAGGTCTAGCTTTAGAAATGTGGCACCCAAGGTAAAGACATCTGTGAGGCCCTGAACCAGCGCTGGTAGAACATGATGAGTTGAAGGAAACATAATAATGGGAGGGGTTGCAGTGCCTCTGACTTTTCACATCTTAGGTAACGGTCCCTGGCACAAGGTCAacagagcactacacactggattCTTAGTGAGTGCTGAAGACCGAATTGCTGGAAATTCCAGATATCCTTAGAGTTGACTGGATAATCCCACCACAAGAGGCTTTTTTCTTTACCTCTGCTTAGGACAGAAAGAACCTGTAATGTAAGCTGAGGACTTACACAGGAAATACTCTAACTCTTTAGGGGCTCTGAGGCCCCAGTTAAGCCCAGGGCAAGAATTCAGTTGCTACATACCTGCGGAAACATACCAGTTACTAAAATATGGAAGTGTGTCTATACTACTGATAAGTTACCCCTAGCATCCTGGCAAATATATCCCAGGATacctccaccccagcctctcaacAATCCAGCAACTGAAGGGATGGTCTCCTTGGACTAGTCTATGCCCCTACTGCACAGATGTGAAACATTTTCACTATCACTCTCAGGCCCCACTTTCACATCCTGTGATATACAGAATCCAGGGGGTGACACAAACAAAGAAGAGATTATCCCCTGACACACCcgtaacagcaacaacaaaggtTAATGCTAACAGGGCACCATAGAAAAACTGAGTGATGTGCCCAGGCCGACAGAAATGGCCTGAAGTAGACTTTACACTGTCAACGTCCTTCCTGCAGTGCCAAAGAGACGGATGAGGGCAGAGTCCTGACATAAGGAAGGCAACAAAGGCTACTATGCAAATGAAAGGACTCCAGAGACCCCACGCTGGTTCCCAGAAAAGGTGGTCACTGGGAGGTGGTTCCACAGCAAATGGGGCTGAGCCCCTGACTTCCTGCAGACAGACTGCTCTCGCCTCCCGCTTCTGCATCTCCACCTCCCCGAAGGCCTAAGCCTTAGAGCGCAAGGCCTCTACTCCTGGAGTCATACATCCTTGGCAGGGCCACCCATGAACTCTGAGGCACCGGAGTCTAAGCGCCCACTTCCCACTTGATCTAGCCTTTGGCTCTGGTTACCTTTTTGCTCTCAGAAAGTCTGAGGGGATTGTTTTCTTTGGGACTTTCAAGGGAAGAGTTGATGTCATCTTCCTCGTCTTCATTGTCCTCTTTATTTTCCTCCTGATCTTCTGTGGATTTAGCTTCCCCAGGATCTTCTGGCTCAGCTGCTAGCTCATCCCCACATGGCTCCTTTGTTTCCTCTTTcacctccttctctttttcctcctccatctcctctctcttttcctcctcttttgctAGTCCATCTAATTTCATCTGGCTGGCCTTGTAGTACAGCACCACCTCCAGACTCTGTGGGTGGGAGGTAGGGCAGGATGGGGGCTGCATTACCTGTGAAGCTCCTAACCTCATGACAAAGCTGTACTAGCTCAAGGAAACATGACTTCCAGCATGTCACAGTGCAAGGGTGTGGCCCGGTGGTCTGGGACTGCGAGCCAATCCTCCTGAGCATATATAGAGATCATACCTCACCTCTCAGGACACTATGTCTGGCCATTAAGCCATGTCAGACAGCTGCCAGAACTAATGAGTCTTGGGCTCTGCACCTAAATTGTCTTTTCCTACCCTTATGGTGACTCTTCTTTTACCCAATCCTCTTTTACTTATTAGTACACAACTATTTTTAACAAATGCTTCCCTCTTCATCTGTTTGGTACTTCTCTTGGGCATGCAACCCAGGAAGAACAGGGGCCCCAGCAAATGGGGCTGGGTGAAATGAAATAGCTGTCCAGCCTAGGGGCTGTGGTCCTTTGGGGCTGAACCTCCCAATGTGAGTTGTCTGTGTTCCACCCGCCCAATCGCTTCACAGGAAAATGGAGCACCCACTTTCCATTAAGATGGGAACCACTGTAGACACTTCAGAGATCCCAGAAGCTTCTCTACAAATCCCTTGCCTGGTTGAAAGGGCAGAGGAGATGATGCTTCTTCCCAGgatctcctcctcctttctgctTATCTAGCTACTAAGGCTACTACTCACCTTTCTGGTCTCAAAGTCACTCTTGGAAGTATCTGAGCACAGCTTGGTCACCTTTTTAGTTTTAACCCCATTGGCATTCTTGTTCATGTTCTTATTAGCATTCTTCCCCTGGGCTTTGAAAGTGGAGGGTCTCTTCTCCCTGAGCTGGCGGAGCTCCTCCTGGCAGCActgcagctgcccctccagctgctCCTGCACTGCCAGAAGCCGCCCCTGCTCATCCATGCTAGCCTGGTATTGCAGCTGCAGCTCCCGCAGCTTGGTCTGCAGGTCTTTGATCTGTTGGTAGTGGAGGGCCAGTTATCCAGAGCTGGGGGGTTATATAACCAGTTAGCTGCCCACGCAACCAACCTCGGTCCTGCTTAGGGGGTCACTGCCTCAGAAATCTCCCTGCTAAAGTCATAGGGAGTAGACAACGAAGAAAATATCCCACTGTGGAAAATAAGCCTCTCAAATAGTTTTACAGATAGCTTCTCTCTAACTTGAGGCACCTGACGATTTATATCTAATAAGATCAAAAaaacagccgggcgtggtggctcacttgcCACCCagtgtaatcccaggacttttggaggctgaggtgggcaaatcgtttgtggtcaggaatttgagagagcctggccaacatagtgaaaccctgtttctactaaaaatacaaaaaaaattagctgggtgtggtggcaggctcctataatcccagctactcggaaggctgagacaggagaatcgcttgagtctgggagatggaggttgcagtgagctgagattgtgccattgcactccagcttgggccacaagagtgaaactccatctcaaaaaaaaaaaaaaggtcaaaaaaactatttaaattgtgttttttttactGTGACTGGGGAATAACGATAGGGCTGCTATCAATTCTGAACCTCAGGGATTTCTTATAGAATTCTTTTTACAAGAACTCCTACTTCATCCAACCCATCTCGCTAACAGGAACAACGTAAAGAACTGTGTTGTACACTCCTGAAGTGGGTACTGGGCTCCTGCACCTCACCCTGGAAACAGAGGCAAGTCACACCCTGCTCCCTCATCTCGGGTTTTGTCTTCCCTGGCTGATGGCAACACGTCACCATTCTCTCCATAGGTACCAATACTAGCCAGTCTGGACCCATGTGTTCGCTGCTCTCCGAATCTCTCCCATGTGTATACAAAGAGACTCCCACTGGACTGTGAGCCCCTGGCCAGAGACAAGGCTTCTGTCCCGTTTCTAGGAATGGGACATCTTGGCACTGTGAGAGATCCAAAAGGAGACATGTCCCTGTCCTTGAGCTGCTTACAGTCTAGTTGGTGCTCCTAGTTGGTACACCGGGAGACATGGCAAATGCACACACAGTGATGAAAGATTGGCAAGTTCAAAAATATACTTCTACAGAAGtggtctagaacacaaagcaaaagagagagcaggagtggcaaagggagaaagagagaaatcattGATGAGAGGATCCTGATGACTAAACTAGTAAACCCCAGCTCCATGAGCACTAGGAAATGTCAGCAGGGATGCAGAAGACTGCCCAGCCTCTGAGCCGCATGCTCTCCCTGCTTTGTCCCTCTCTCTGTAGCCTCTCTGAAGTGGCCATGACTCCTCTGGCTCCAGGGGCTCCCAGAGGAAACCCTGCCTCCCTGACAGCAGTTACCTCATTCTGGTCGTTCTGGGGGGCCACAGGCTTTTCAAGGCCTTCCATGCACTCCTTAAACTCCTTTTCACAGGCATCCATCTCTTCCTTCAGGTCTTTCTGCTTGGCCAGTAACTTTTCCATCTGCTCTTGCAGCTGGCTGTGCTCCTCCTGGCTTATCTGGTACATGGCCTGCACTGCCTGCAGCTTGATCAGCACCTTCGCAACCATTTCCTCAAAGTGctgtgggggggcgggggggtgagCAACAATAGCACCCCAGGAGCACCTAAGCTCCACCCAACTCTGCTGGACCCTTCTCTGGATAACAAACAATGGCCATCAGGATCTGGAGCTGCCCGGGAGGAATACTGTATTTATCCCCATAAAGAGCACCGTGACTGTGGTGGTGCTCTTTATGGGGATAAATGGGCCTCTGTTCAGATGGGGGCATCTCTCTATGAGAGGGCTGAGGGGGAGGCCAGGCTGCCATGGGTAGAGGGCTTTGCTTACTTCCGGTAGTTCCCCACATCAGCTCTGACCCCATTCCCACACTTCTTGTCTCTTCCCCCGGCAATGTATCTCTTAAAAAGACAAGAGTCCATCGTCCTCTGCCTGACCTGTCACCTGGCGACTGTTACCTCTGTGTCTTCAGGCTCAGCAGGTTCATCGTCAGTGCAGCTGCTGACAGAACTCTTGTGAAAGGTGTCAAAGCTACTGGTGCTGCCGTAACTCTTCTCATAGGTAATGCTGCTGTTGCTGGTGGTGCAATAACTCTTTTCATAGGTCTCACTGGCACTGGTGCTGCTGTCATAGCTCTTGAGGAGGCTCTCGTCTCTGGTCTGGGTGCTGGTATAACTCTTGCAATAGCTCTCATTGTCATCAATTGTGCTATGGCTATCGTGACAGTTCTCATTGCTGGGGGGCATGCTGCTACCATAGCTCTTTCTGTAGGACTCAAGGCTCATTTTTATAGAAGGGGACTGGACTTGAAGCAGTTGCATTTCTTCGAGGCAGAGCTGCAAGTCCGTCTGCAGCCTCTTCCGCTCCTCTAGGAGCCTCCGTTGCTCTTGCTGCAAGAGCTCCTGCTCCGCCTGACTGGCTTCATACAGCACCTGCAGGGTCTGCATCTGCTCCATAAGCAATTTGGAttgctgggggcaggggtggggagacaTTATCATTACTCTGACATTTCAGTCCTTTCAGCTGCACCTTTCCTGGTGCAGGTGTCTGAGAGCACATCTTAGTGAATGGCACACCTACATTTCAGCCTCACACCAGCCTATGTCTTTCACTTAGCCTACAGGTAACTGGCATGTGTCAGTTTCTTACTCATTTGGGAAAATCTCCCCAAGGCAGATACTCCATGATTTCTGGGCTCCCATTTTGGCTGGTTTCTGCACTCTGTTATATCCCTGTCTCCTTGGAGCAGTGGGTTTCCAGAACACCCTGGCTCCCTACCACATCCTCTTCTCAGTCAGGTATACCCGTTGTCCTGGCCTTCAGGCTcagtcccctcccccacccctagTTCTAAAATCAGCCCCAGCCTTGAATGCAGCAATATGAAGAACTGTAAGCAAGATCTTACTATTAGTTCCTGTATCTCCTGCCCCAATTCTGAATCTGGCCTCTGGGCATGTTTCCCAGGCCCTCTAGGCCTGGCTTCTTGGCTGCTGATGTCCAGGATGAGATCTGATCAGCTAAGGAAATATTTTATACCTGGTTCCCAGCTCTGTGTTACCCAGGCCTCCAGCCTGGACATCTGATGCCCCTGGAATATGATCCAGCCTCACGTTGACTTTTGCTACTCCCTGTTCTCCTCGTTCGGCTAAGATCTGAATGAGTAGATTCAGCCTAAATCGAAACTGTCTACCTGCCCTTCCTTGCCCACGCTGAGACCTCAGAACAACTTTATCCCCCACCCCTGAATAGAATTGTATGGTGATCTCCACCTGTGTCACCTCATCTGCATGACCCCTTGCTGGTACTTGAGAGGCATTGATTTTCTGGTCTAACCCCTGTGATCTTGCTCTGTTATTGCCACCAAAGTTCCAATAAAGATACTGTGGTCAGTACTAAGAACCTCATATGCTAGgaattcttcttttgtaaatgaaAGGAACCAAATTTGCCTCATATAGAACACCAAAGGTGATAGATTTCGATAACTGAGAAGTGTACTtttctactcaaaaaaaaaagatgacatgtTTAGAGTCAGTCCAAAGGAATCCAAACAAACACCAAACTGATACTATACATCTTACTGGGAATGAGTCAAATGATCAGATTACAGACTTTGGGtcatcccagctctgccctgagTGCTCACAGTGCTTCAGCTAAGCACTGTGAATATAAATGTGACAAAAGATAATGGCATCTAGGTGAGGTCCTTTGGCCGTATCTAAAAGCCACCTCTTAATGGAGCCTATGAGTGGTCACAGCTGGTGAAGGGTAGAACTTTACCCTTATCCTTACCCATGGTCAAATAGGCCTTCCCAACTCTGACCCTTTGGCTGTGCCCACTCTCCCTGCCATGCTGTTGTGCTCAGGAGAACTGTCTCCCTAGCTCTTACTATGGTTACCTTGTTTCGATCACATTTTGAGGACTTAGCCAATTTGGAATCATCTGGATTCTCCAACACTTCCTGGAAATGAGATTCTTTGAAATGTTGCAGCTCTTCATATAGCTCTAATTGTTCTTTCAATACGAAGTCTTGGTTCTGTATCAGCTTCTTCTGTTCCTCCTGCATGCCTTGGTAGAGCAGCTGCAGTTCCCAC from Callithrix jacchus isolate 240 chromosome 11, calJac240_pri, whole genome shotgun sequence includes the following:
- the CCDC136 gene encoding coiled-coil domain-containing protein 136 isoform X8; translation: MEAITSELRSLREEISLLEHEKESELKEIEQELHLAQAEIQNLRQAAEDSATEHESDIASLQEDLCRLQNELEDMERIRGDYEMEIASLRAEMEMKSSETSNSLSLSDFSGLQEELEQLRERYHFLNEEYRALQQSNSSLTGQLADLESERTQRATERWLESQPLRSMTSVESQTSEMDFLEPDPEMQLLRQQLWDAEEQMHDMKEKCQELCCELQELQHHRQVSEEEQRRLQRELKCAQNEVLRFQTSHSVTQELLCRLQKLQLQHQNVTFEKEKLLERQQQLQEELQCHEAELQHLRDMAASFKDSKEKNTKTHAQFQEMKQLYQASKDELERQKHMYDQLEQDLLLCRLELKELKASQPIPEDKGKCTNKCDTLLSRLTELQEKYKASQKEIGQLQMEQCELLEDQRRLQEEQGQLQEELHRLTLPLPKSGLLLKSQELLTKLEDLWELQLLYQGMQEEQKKLIQNQDFVLKEQLELYEELQHFKESHFQEVLENPDDSKLAKSSKCDRNKQSKLLMEQMQTLQVLYEASQAEQELLQQEQRRLLEERKRLQTDLQLCLEEMQLLQVQSPSIKMSLESYRKSYGSSMPPSNENCHDSHSTIDDNESYCKSYTSTQTRDESLLKSYDSSTSASETYEKSYCTTSNSSITYEKSYGSTSSFDTFHKSSVSSCTDDEPAEPEDTEHFEEMVAKVLIKLQAVQAMYQISQEEHSQLQEQMEKLLAKQKDLKEEMDACEKEFKECMEGLEKPVAPQNDQNEIKDLQTKLRELQLQYQASMDEQGRLLAVQEQLEGQLQCCQEELRQLREKRPSTFKAQGKNANKNMNKNANGVKTKKVTKLCSDTSKSDFETRKSLEVVLYYKASQMKLDGLAKEEEKREEMEEEKEKEVKEETKEPCGDELAAEPEDPGEAKSTEDQEENKEDNEDEEDDINSSLESPKENNPLRLSESKKNMFGLWKPMVFLAIAAVALYVLPNMRQQESEFCLME
- the CCDC136 gene encoding coiled-coil domain-containing protein 136 isoform X9 — its product is MEAITSELRSLREEISLLEHEKESELKEIEQELHLAQAEIQNLRQAAEDSATEHESDIASLQEDLCRLQNELEDMERIRGDYEMEIASLRAEMEMKSSETSNSLSLSDFSGLQEELEQLRERYHFLNEEYRALQQSNSSLTGQLADLESERTQRATERWLESQPLRSMTSVESQTSEMDFLEPDPEMQLLRQQLWDAEEQMHDMKEKCQELCCELQELQHHRQVSEEEQRRLQRELKCAQNEVLRFQTSHSVTQELLCRLQKLQLQHQNVTFEKEKLLERQQQLQEELQCHEAELQHLRDMAASFKDSKEKFQEMKQLYQASKDELERQKHMYDQLEQDLLLCRLELKELKASQPIPEDKGKCTNKCDTLLSRLTELQEKYKASQKEIGQLQMEQCELLEDQRRLQEEQGQLQEELHRLTLPLPKSGLLLKSQELLTKLEDLWELQLLYQGMQEEQKKLIQNQDFVLKEQLELYEELQHFKESHFQEVLENPDDSKLAKSSKCDRNKQSKLLMEQMQTLQVLYEASQAEQELLQQEQRRLLEERKRLQTDLQLCLEEMQLLQVQSPSIKMSLESYRKSYGSSMPPSNENCHDSHSTIDDNESYCKSYTSTQTRDESLLKSYDSSTSASETYEKSYCTTSNSSITYEKSYGSTSSFDTFHKSSVSSCTDDEPAEPEDTEHFEEMVAKVLIKLQAVQAMYQISQEEHSQLQEQMEKLLAKQKDLKEEMDACEKEFKECMEGLEKPVAPQNDQNEIKDLQTKLRELQLQYQASMDEQGRLLAVQEQLEGQLQCCQEELRQLREKRPSTFKAQGKNANKNMNKNANGVKTKKVTKLCSDTSKSDFETRKSLEVVLYYKASQMKLDGLAKEEEKREEMEEEKEKEVKEETKEPCGDELAAEPEDPGEAKSTEDQEENKEDNEDEEDDINSSLESPKENNPLRLSESKKNMFGLWKPMVFLAIAAVALYVLPNMRQQESEFCLME